Proteins from one Lachnospiraceae bacterium KGMB03038 genomic window:
- a CDS encoding phosphoribosylformylglycinamidine cyclo-ligase, translating into MDYKKAGVDIEAGYKSVELMKEHVKKTMRPEVLGGLGGFSGAFSLSKIKEMEDPVLLSGTDGCGTKVKLAMIMDKHDTIGIDAVAMCVNDIACAGGEPLFFLDYIACGKNYPEKIAAIVKGVAEGCLQSEAALIGGETAEHPGMMAEDEYDLAGFAVGVCDRKDMITGENLNAGDVLIGMASSGVHSNGFSLVRKVFEMTKESLDTYYEELGGTLGEVLLAPTKIYVKALKAVKKAGVAVKACSHITGGGFYENVPRMLKDGVRAVIEKESYPIPPIFKMLAEKGNVEEHAMYNTYNMGLGMIIAVGPEDVEAAMDAIRRAGEDPYVVGRIETGEKGVVLC; encoded by the coding sequence ATGGATTATAAAAAAGCAGGTGTGGATATTGAGGCTGGTTATAAATCAGTAGAACTGATGAAGGAGCATGTAAAGAAAACCATGCGCCCGGAAGTCCTGGGGGGCCTGGGGGGATTCTCAGGAGCATTTTCTCTCAGTAAGATCAAGGAAATGGAAGATCCGGTCCTGTTATCAGGAACTGACGGCTGCGGGACAAAGGTGAAACTGGCAATGATCATGGACAAGCATGATACCATCGGCATCGACGCGGTGGCTATGTGTGTCAATGATATTGCCTGCGCCGGAGGCGAACCGCTGTTTTTCCTGGATTATATCGCATGCGGAAAGAATTATCCAGAGAAGATCGCCGCAATTGTAAAAGGTGTGGCGGAAGGCTGTCTCCAGTCAGAAGCGGCTCTGATCGGCGGCGAAACCGCGGAGCATCCGGGAATGATGGCAGAGGATGAATATGACCTGGCCGGGTTTGCGGTAGGTGTCTGTGACAGAAAGGATATGATCACCGGAGAGAATCTGAACGCGGGAGATGTATTGATCGGAATGGCTTCTTCCGGCGTACACAGCAACGGATTTTCTCTGGTACGCAAGGTGTTTGAGATGACAAAAGAGTCCCTGGATACCTATTATGAAGAACTGGGAGGGACTCTGGGAGAAGTTTTGCTCGCGCCGACCAAGATTTATGTGAAAGCATTAAAAGCAGTCAAAAAGGCAGGAGTTGCCGTAAAGGCATGCAGCCATATCACAGGCGGCGGTTTCTATGAAAACGTACCCAGAATGTTGAAGGATGGAGTCCGCGCAGTCATTGAAAAGGAAAGCTATCCAATCCCGCCGATTTTCAAAATGCTGGCGGAAAAAGGAAACGTTGAAGAGCATGCTATGTATAATACCTACAATATGGGGCTTGGAATGATCATCGCGGTTGGGCCGGAAGACGTGGAAGCCGCAATGGACGCGATTCGCAGAGCAGGTGAGGATCCATATGTGGTTGGCCGTATCGAGACCGGA